A window of Cheilinus undulatus linkage group 1, ASM1832078v1, whole genome shotgun sequence contains these coding sequences:
- the ccnb2 gene encoding G2/mitotic-specific cyclin-B2 isoform X2 produces the protein MSSVQVRAALSVADNPVKMAKRAAGGQRRAALGEITNVPAAAAGNTKKTDRAKATTKPSCAQKTKPTLVAPPVPKAPAPADPVPEEAADVSMKEEEEELCQAFSEALLAVQDVDEQDADQPQLCSEYVKDIYKYLHILEEEQAVRANYMAGYEITERMRALLIDWLVQVHSRFQLLQETLYLTVAILDRFLQAQPVSRRKLQLAGVTAMLVACKYEEMYAPEVGDFAYITDDAFTKSQILEMEQLVLRSLNFQLGRPLPLHFLRRASKVANSDVERHTLAKYLMELTLLDYDMVHYRPSEIAAASLCLSQRLLDGLPWSPTQQHYSTYDEAHLKPIMQHIAKNVVMVNDGKTKFTAVKKKYSSTKLLKISLLPQLKSSMVANMAAAVLKP, from the exons ATGTCCTCGGTTCAAGTTCGAGCTGCG CTTTCTGTGGCAGATAACCCCGTAAAGATGGCTAAAAGAGCGGCTGGAGGTCAAAGGAGAGCGGCTCTGGGAGAAATCACTAAtgttcctgctgctgcagctggaaACACGAAG AAAACCGACCGAGCCAAAGCGACAACCAAACCATCATGTGCACAGAAAACCAAACCCACACTGGTGGCTCCTCCAGTCCCCAAGGCCCCGGCTCCTGCAGACCCCGTCCCAGAGGAGGCAGCTGATGTGTccatgaaggaggaggaggaggagctgtgTCAGGCTTTCTCTGAGGCGCTGCTCGCCGTGCAGGACGTGGATGAGCAGGATGCCGATCAGCCGCAGCTCTGCTCAGAATATGTCAAAGATATCTACAAGTACCTGCACATCCTGGAG GAGGAGCAGGCGGTACGAGCCAACTACATGGCGGGTTATGAGATCACTGAGCGGATGCGAGCGCTGCTCATCGATTGGCTGGTCCAGGTTCACTCCAGGTTCCAGCTGCTGCAGGAGACCCTGTACCTCACAGTGGCCATCCTGGACCGCTTCCTGCAG GCCCAGCCAGTCTCTCGTAGGAAGCTGCAGCTGGCCGGTGTGACCGCCATGCTGGTGGCTTGTAAATACGAGGAGATGTACGCTCCAGAAGTGGGAGACTTTGCCTACATCACTGATGACGCCTTCACCAAGTCTCAGATCCTGGAGATGGAGCAGCTGGTCCTCAGGAGCCTCAACTTTCAGCTGGGACGCCCTCTTCCTCTGCACTTCCTCCGACGGGCGTCCAAAGTGGCCAAT TCTGATGTAGAGCGCCACACGCTGGCTAAATACCTGATGGAGCTGACCCTCCTGGACTATGACATGGTTCACTATAGACCATCTGAGATCGCCGCGGCCTCCCTGTGTCTGTCCCAGCGGCTGCTGGACGGCCTGCCCTGG TCTCCCACACAGCAGCATTACTCCACCTACGACGAGGCTCACCTGAAGCCCATCATGCAGCACATCGCCAAGAACGTGGTCATGGTGAACGACGGGAAGACCAAGTTCACG GCGGTGAAGAAGAAATACTCGAGCACTAAGCTGCTGAAGATCAGCCTCCTCCCTCAGCTCAAGTCTTCCATGGTGGCCAACATGGCGGCTGCTGTGCTCAAACCCTGA
- the ccnb2 gene encoding G2/mitotic-specific cyclin-B2 isoform X1, which produces MSSVQVRAAQLSVADNPVKMAKRAAGGQRRAALGEITNVPAAAAGNTKKTDRAKATTKPSCAQKTKPTLVAPPVPKAPAPADPVPEEAADVSMKEEEEELCQAFSEALLAVQDVDEQDADQPQLCSEYVKDIYKYLHILEEEQAVRANYMAGYEITERMRALLIDWLVQVHSRFQLLQETLYLTVAILDRFLQAQPVSRRKLQLAGVTAMLVACKYEEMYAPEVGDFAYITDDAFTKSQILEMEQLVLRSLNFQLGRPLPLHFLRRASKVANSDVERHTLAKYLMELTLLDYDMVHYRPSEIAAASLCLSQRLLDGLPWSPTQQHYSTYDEAHLKPIMQHIAKNVVMVNDGKTKFTAVKKKYSSTKLLKISLLPQLKSSMVANMAAAVLKP; this is translated from the exons ATGTCCTCGGTTCAAGTTCGAGCTGCG CAGCTTTCTGTGGCAGATAACCCCGTAAAGATGGCTAAAAGAGCGGCTGGAGGTCAAAGGAGAGCGGCTCTGGGAGAAATCACTAAtgttcctgctgctgcagctggaaACACGAAG AAAACCGACCGAGCCAAAGCGACAACCAAACCATCATGTGCACAGAAAACCAAACCCACACTGGTGGCTCCTCCAGTCCCCAAGGCCCCGGCTCCTGCAGACCCCGTCCCAGAGGAGGCAGCTGATGTGTccatgaaggaggaggaggaggagctgtgTCAGGCTTTCTCTGAGGCGCTGCTCGCCGTGCAGGACGTGGATGAGCAGGATGCCGATCAGCCGCAGCTCTGCTCAGAATATGTCAAAGATATCTACAAGTACCTGCACATCCTGGAG GAGGAGCAGGCGGTACGAGCCAACTACATGGCGGGTTATGAGATCACTGAGCGGATGCGAGCGCTGCTCATCGATTGGCTGGTCCAGGTTCACTCCAGGTTCCAGCTGCTGCAGGAGACCCTGTACCTCACAGTGGCCATCCTGGACCGCTTCCTGCAG GCCCAGCCAGTCTCTCGTAGGAAGCTGCAGCTGGCCGGTGTGACCGCCATGCTGGTGGCTTGTAAATACGAGGAGATGTACGCTCCAGAAGTGGGAGACTTTGCCTACATCACTGATGACGCCTTCACCAAGTCTCAGATCCTGGAGATGGAGCAGCTGGTCCTCAGGAGCCTCAACTTTCAGCTGGGACGCCCTCTTCCTCTGCACTTCCTCCGACGGGCGTCCAAAGTGGCCAAT TCTGATGTAGAGCGCCACACGCTGGCTAAATACCTGATGGAGCTGACCCTCCTGGACTATGACATGGTTCACTATAGACCATCTGAGATCGCCGCGGCCTCCCTGTGTCTGTCCCAGCGGCTGCTGGACGGCCTGCCCTGG TCTCCCACACAGCAGCATTACTCCACCTACGACGAGGCTCACCTGAAGCCCATCATGCAGCACATCGCCAAGAACGTGGTCATGGTGAACGACGGGAAGACCAAGTTCACG GCGGTGAAGAAGAAATACTCGAGCACTAAGCTGCTGAAGATCAGCCTCCTCCCTCAGCTCAAGTCTTCCATGGTGGCCAACATGGCGGCTGCTGTGCTCAAACCCTGA